The genomic interval GCTTCCCCCCGGCATAGAAGTAGGAGAGGGAGTGTCCCTCGAGGGGGTGTTCTTCGACTCCCCGCAACTGCTCATCGCGCCCCGGGCCATCATCGAGCCCACCGTGGTGATCACGGGGGGACCGGTTTTCGTGGGCCCGGGCGCCCACCTGGCGGCGGGCGCATACATCCGCGGGCCCGCCTACCTGGGGGAGCGATCCACCGTGGGCCACGCCTGCGAGGTGAAGAACTCCATCCTCCTGCAAGGAGCCTGCGCCGCCCACTTCAACTACGTGGGTGACTCCATCCTGGGCCCGGGAGTGAACCTGGGCGCCGGGGTCAAGCTGGGCAACCTGCGCCTGGACCGGGGCCCGGTGAGTGTCCTGTGGCGAGGGATGCGCGTGGACACCGGCCTGAAGAAGCTGGGGGCCCTCATCGGGGACCGGTGCAGCCTGGGGTGCAATGCGGTGTGTAACCCGGGGACGATCCTCCATCCCGGTGTGCACGTGCTGCCCTGCGCGGTGGTGGGAGGGACCCACGTGCGGGGGACGGTGGGACGTCCGGGATCAGTCAGCCGGGGGAGGGGGGAACCACTGTGACCCTGCAGCCGTGGCAGTGGTGGTTGGTGGGAGCCATCGTCCTGGCCGTGGTGGAAATGGTGACGGCGGGATTCTTCGTCATCTGGTTTGCCATCGGGTGCGTGGCGGCCATGGTGGCAAGCTGGCTGGGGGCGGGGCTGGTGGGACAGGGCCTGGCCTTTGTGGTGGTCTCCGGGATGCTGGTGGCCATGACCCGCCCCGTGGTCCAGCGCGTGGTTTTCCGGCGGGGGCGCGAGCAGCGTACGGCGGTGGACGCCCTGCCTGGCCAGGTCGGTACGGTGACGGCGCCGGTGGCACCCCTCTCTCCCGGCCTGGTCCGCGTGGGTGGTGAGGTGTGGACGGCCGTCCCGGCCGGCGAGGCGAAGATCCCGGCGGGTACCAGGGTGCGGGTGACCCGCGTGGACGGCGTGAAGCTGGTGGTGGAGCCGGCGGCGGGAGCGACCGACCCCGAGAACTCGTGAGTGGGGAGTGAAGGAAATGGCAATTACGGGGGCCCTGGGAGCAATCATCCTGCTGGTGGTGGTGGCGATATTCGTGCTGGCGGTGGCGCTGTCGTCCATCCGCATCGTCCAGCAGAGTACGGTGGGCATCGTGGAACGCCTGGGGCGTTTCCACACGGTGGCGCAGCGGGGAGTCAACTTCCTGATCCCCTTCATCGACCGCATGCGGGCCGTGATCGACCTGCGGGAGCAGGTGGCCGATTACCCGCCCCAGCCTGTGATCACCAGGGACAACGTCACCATCCAGATTGACACCGTGGTCTACTTCCAGGTTACCGACGCGGTGAAATACACGTACGAGATCGCCCATCCCCGGGTGGCCATCGAGTACCTGACGGCCACCACCCTCCGCAACATCATCGGGGAGATGGACCTCGACCAGACCCTCACCTCCCGCGACATCATCAACGCCAAGCTGCGCACCATCCTCGATGAGGCCACCGACAAGTGGGGCATCAAGGTCACCCGCGTCGAGCTCAAGAACATCACACCGCCCAAGGACATCCAGGAGGCCATGGAACGCCAGATGCGGGCCGAGCGGGAACGCCGCGAAGTGGTGACCAGGGCCGAAGGCGAGAAGACGGCGGCCATCCTGCGGTCCGAGGGCGTGCGGGAAGCAGCCATCCGCCAGGCCGAAGGCGACAAGCAGGCCCGCATCCTGCAGGCGGAAGGCGAGGGTCAGGCCATCCTGACCGTGCAGCAGGCTCGCGCCGAGGGGTTGCGGCTGGTCCTCACCGCCATGCGGGAGTCCGAGCCCAACCCTGCCGTGGTGGCCCTGCGTTCCCTGGAGGCCATGGAGAAGATGGCCCAGGACCCGGCGGCCAAGATCATCATCCCGGCGGAGGCAGCGGCCCTGCTGGGTGCGCTGGCCGGCGGCCGCGAGATGATGCTGGACGCAGCCCGGAGCACCCGCGGGGTTAGAGGAGAGGGGCAGGCCGACCACCAGGGCAGGCAGACCACGGTCGACGGTCCCGGCCACTCCTGAGCGGGGCCGGCCGTCGCAATGCTGACCTGTGTTGCGCGATCTGCTTCCCGCGGTCTACTACACGTGCAGCTACATCCCCCCGGAGGTGATCTGGGCGGCCGGCTGCCGGCCCGTGCGGTTGCTGCCCGCCGATGCCGCTCCCGGTGAGTGTGACGCCTTTCTGCCCCGAGACTTCTGTCCGTATGTACGGGCTGCACTCTGGGATCTGTACCGGGGTAATACCTCACCTGCTGCCGCGGTGGTGCTCACCACCTGCTGCGATCCCATGCGCCGCCTGGCCGACATCCTGCGCCATCGCCTGCCCCACCTCCCCTCTTTGCTGGTGGACCTCCCCCGCGAGCAGGGGAGGCGGGGTGAGGAACACTTCGCCGCCCGGCTGGAGTATATACACTCCCGCCTGCGAACGCTGCCGGGGGCCACTCCTCCACCGGGGGGCCTGTCCGAGCCCGGCCGCCTTTTCGCGGAGATCCGCCAGTGGTTGCGGCACGCCGGCCAGGCAATGGGTGCGCCGGACCTGCACCGCCTGATCCGCCGGGTGTACGCTTCCGATCCCCGGGAAGCTGTGGCATCCCTGCGCGCGCTCGTGACCCCCGGCCGGGTCCCGCCACAGGTGAGCGGAGACCCGCGAGTGCTGGTGGTCACTTCCCACCTGGTGGATCCCCGGGTGCTGGACGCGATTGAGCAGGCGGGGGCGCGGGTGGTGGCCGAGGATTCGTGCCTGGGCGATCGGCTGCTCACCATACCGCCCGGGGGCGACACGTTTGAGCAACTCGCAGCCGCCTACCTGGGGCGGCCTCCCTGCCCGCGCATGGAGCTTCCCGAAGAGAGGCTGGCCTACCTGGGGGATCTCGCCCGCAGGCGGGGGGCGCAGGGTATCGTCTTCCTGGCCTTGAAGTACTGTGACAACCTGGGTTACGATTTCCCCTGGATACTGAAGAGATCGGGGTTGCCCGTGCTCTTCCTCGAGGCCGATTACCGCGCCTCCGCCTCGGGACAGTTGCTCACCAGGGTGCAGGCCTTCCTGGAGACCCTGCCCTTCGCGGGGCGGACGGGTACCCCCACGCCGGAGTGAGCCAGCTTGGTCCTGTTATCTCCTTCCGCCCGCAGGGATGCCCTGCGCTATGCCCTTTCCCGCTCCTGGGTCCTTGCCCTGGCCAGGACCGGCCTGGGGCTGGCCCGCACGTCCGACACGGAAAGCTATGGACGGGAGGCCGTGCGCTGGGGCCTGGGCGAGCTGGGCGACGCGGTCGCCCGGCGCCGGCCGGTGGTATGGTGCAACGTGGCCCTCCCCAGCGAGTTCATCTACGGCATGCGAGCCATCCCCGTGATGCCCGAGATGGCGGCGGGGTTTGCCGCCGCCTGGAGGGGGTCCCAGCACCTCATCGTGCGGGCGGACGGTGAGGGGTTCCCCTCGGACCTCTGCAGCTTCCACCGCTGCGCCCTGGGGCTGGCTCTGGAAGGATGGCTCCCCCGGCCCGACGCCGTGGTGGCCACCTCTATTTTCTGCGACGGGGCCAAGAAGTTTCTCCACCACGCCAGCCGCCTCTTCAGCGTCCCCTACTTCCTCATCGACGTCCCCTACGAGCCAGGGGCCTCTGCCGTGCGCGCGGTGGCCGCCCGCCTGCGGGAGGTGGCAGCAGAGCTGGAGGGCATGGGGCGGGGGTTCGACGCCCGCCGCCTCCCCTTCGCCCTGGCACTCTCCAACCAGGCGCGCGGGCATTACCTGGAGGCCATGCGGCTCCGCCGTCACCGCCCCGCCCCCTGGCGCGGTAGCGAAGCCCTCTCCTACGCGTCGGTGTTCTTCACGGCCTTCGGGTCACCGGGAGGAGTGCGCATCTACCGCGCCCTCGCGCGTTCCCTGGCGGCCCGGCTGCGCCGCGGGCGGTTCGCCGTCCCGGTGGAGAGGCGGCGCCTGCTCTGGCTGCACTTCCGCCCCTTCTACCCCGGGCCGCTCATGTCTTTCCTGGAAGTGGATCAGGGGGCGGTCATCGCCGTCGAGGAGATGACCCACCTCTGGTGGCAAGAGCTCGACCCGGGTCACCCCTGGGAGTCTCTGGGGGGTAAGATCACCTCCCACTTCCTGTGGGGACCGGTGGACCGGCGGGTGGAGGTCATGCTGCAGCTGGCCCGCGATTACGGAGTCGACGGCATCGTCCACTACTCCCACTGGGGATGCCGGCAGTCCACGGGGGCAGTGAGCATCCTGCGCCAGGCCAGCGCTCAGGCCGGCATCCCTTTCCTGAACCTGGACGGGGACTGCATCGACCCCCGTAACGGACGGGAGGAACAGGCCCGCACCCGCCTGGAGGCCTTCCTGGAAAGCATCCCGGAAAGGAGAGATGCCCGTGCTGCTGGCAGCGGGGATTGACATCGGCTCCCTCACCACCAAGGCGGTGATCGTGGAGGGCACCCGCCCGGTAGCCTGGTCCCTGCGGCCCACGGGGGCCTTCAGCCAGCAGAGCGCCCGTGCCGCCCTGGACGAAGCCCTGACCTCCTGCGGTCACGCCTTCTCCGACCTGGCGGCCATCGTGGCCACCGGGTACGGTCGCATCACCGTTCCCTTCCCGTCCCGCAAGGTCACCGAGATCACCTGCCACGCCCGCGGCGCCTGGACGGAGTTCCCCCGCACCCGCACGGTCATAGACGTGGGCGGACAGGATAGCAAGGTCATCCGGGTG from Bacillota bacterium carries:
- a CDS encoding NfeD family protein, translating into MTLQPWQWWLVGAIVLAVVEMVTAGFFVIWFAIGCVAAMVASWLGAGLVGQGLAFVVVSGMLVAMTRPVVQRVVFRRGREQRTAVDALPGQVGTVTAPVAPLSPGLVRVGGEVWTAVPAGEAKIPAGTRVRVTRVDGVKLVVEPAAGATDPENS
- a CDS encoding SPFH domain-containing protein; the encoded protein is MAITGALGAIILLVVVAIFVLAVALSSIRIVQQSTVGIVERLGRFHTVAQRGVNFLIPFIDRMRAVIDLREQVADYPPQPVITRDNVTIQIDTVVYFQVTDAVKYTYEIAHPRVAIEYLTATTLRNIIGEMDLDQTLTSRDIINAKLRTILDEATDKWGIKVTRVELKNITPPKDIQEAMERQMRAERERREVVTRAEGEKTAAILRSEGVREAAIRQAEGDKQARILQAEGEGQAILTVQQARAEGLRLVLTAMRESEPNPAVVALRSLEAMEKMAQDPAAKIIIPAEAAALLGALAGGREMMLDAARSTRGVRGEGQADHQGRQTTVDGPGHS
- a CDS encoding 2-hydroxyacyl-CoA dehydratase family protein; the protein is MRDLLPAVYYTCSYIPPEVIWAAGCRPVRLLPADAAPGECDAFLPRDFCPYVRAALWDLYRGNTSPAAAVVLTTCCDPMRRLADILRHRLPHLPSLLVDLPREQGRRGEEHFAARLEYIHSRLRTLPGATPPPGGLSEPGRLFAEIRQWLRHAGQAMGAPDLHRLIRRVYASDPREAVASLRALVTPGRVPPQVSGDPRVLVVTSHLVDPRVLDAIEQAGARVVAEDSCLGDRLLTIPPGGDTFEQLAAAYLGRPPCPRMELPEERLAYLGDLARRRGAQGIVFLALKYCDNLGYDFPWILKRSGLPVLFLEADYRASASGQLLTRVQAFLETLPFAGRTGTPTPE
- a CDS encoding 2-hydroxyacyl-CoA dehydratase family protein, with amino-acid sequence MVLLSPSARRDALRYALSRSWVLALARTGLGLARTSDTESYGREAVRWGLGELGDAVARRRPVVWCNVALPSEFIYGMRAIPVMPEMAAGFAAAWRGSQHLIVRADGEGFPSDLCSFHRCALGLALEGWLPRPDAVVATSIFCDGAKKFLHHASRLFSVPYFLIDVPYEPGASAVRAVAARLREVAAELEGMGRGFDARRLPFALALSNQARGHYLEAMRLRRHRPAPWRGSEALSYASVFFTAFGSPGGVRIYRALARSLAARLRRGRFAVPVERRRLLWLHFRPFYPGPLMSFLEVDQGAVIAVEEMTHLWWQELDPGHPWESLGGKITSHFLWGPVDRRVEVMLQLARDYGVDGIVHYSHWGCRQSTGAVSILRQASAQAGIPFLNLDGDCIDPRNGREEQARTRLEAFLESIPERRDARAAGSGD